One part of the Moorena sp. SIOASIH genome encodes these proteins:
- a CDS encoding ATP-binding protein, with the protein MESSTGHQRVDYHLLKVQAEMINQIAQVTRGTLVLNELLPTIANQLHQILQVSGCLMFPTHDDPPPMATHQVSFPITQSVESTAEPCLIEVFRNLFQSYHSWLAQGKPLIIPESEGKLPPELRELTYPCDLRAIMMVPLLHGQSCLGSITLYQCDHEREWRVQEIAFIREIADHFAIALTHQKLQQLYQKQSQELKQKESALKVSEARNRALLEAIPDVIFRVNRDGFYLDWKAAKENPVLFLTDNCIGKHLHNCLPTEVAGLIWEHVEIALESDEMQVIESPIREDGKLRYFEARIVKSGLDEVAVIVQDITERIEARLTLAQVNDALEVRVQQRTAALRKANQALKGEIIERQKAEEQLRQSEERFRNVVEISSNWMWEMDENAVYTYASPKVWDLLGYEPSEVVGKTPFDLMSQEEAKRVMEILASFTVLKHPFSNLENTRIHKNRQLVVLETSGVPIFDRLGKFCGYRGVDRDITKRKETEVEIINALAKEKQLGELKSRFITMTSHEFRTPLTTIYSSAELLEHYGIKWSESKKNHHLHRIQNMVQHMTRLLNDILLIGKVEAGKIELQLKPIDLESFCTDLMAQIQLNDRNEHTIKFTYSLEKCEKKLGNNHGKNNTASSFSSARPYMDEKLLRQILENLLSNALKYSPKGSTVEIKLTCSANQAIFKISDQGIGIPEEDQGLLFETFHRGTNVGTITGTGLGLAIVKKCLDIYQGQIDLESEVTVGTTFTVTLPIYYLLSN; encoded by the coding sequence ATGGAATCGAGCACTGGACATCAAAGAGTGGACTATCACCTCTTGAAAGTCCAAGCGGAAATGATTAACCAGATTGCCCAGGTTACACGGGGGACGTTAGTCCTCAATGAATTGCTACCCACCATAGCTAATCAATTACATCAAATCTTGCAAGTGAGTGGCTGTTTAATGTTTCCCACTCACGACGACCCTCCACCTATGGCAACTCATCAAGTTAGCTTTCCCATTACCCAATCAGTGGAGAGTACAGCCGAGCCATGTCTGATCGAGGTATTTCGCAACCTATTTCAGAGTTATCATTCCTGGCTAGCTCAGGGCAAACCGTTGATTATTCCTGAATCAGAGGGAAAACTCCCACCAGAACTGAGGGAATTAACCTATCCATGTGACCTGCGTGCCATCATGATGGTGCCACTGCTGCATGGGCAGTCTTGTCTGGGTAGTATCACCTTGTATCAGTGCGATCACGAACGAGAATGGAGAGTCCAAGAAATTGCCTTTATCCGAGAGATCGCCGATCATTTTGCCATTGCCCTAACCCACCAAAAACTCCAGCAACTCTATCAAAAACAAAGCCAAGAACTTAAACAAAAAGAGTCTGCACTAAAAGTAAGCGAGGCTAGAAACCGAGCCCTCTTAGAAGCCATACCAGATGTAATCTTTCGTGTCAATCGGGATGGCTTTTATTTGGATTGGAAAGCGGCCAAAGAAAACCCTGTGCTGTTTCTCACCGATAACTGTATTGGGAAACATTTACATAACTGTTTACCCACTGAGGTAGCAGGATTAATTTGGGAGCATGTGGAAATAGCCTTAGAAAGTGATGAGATGCAAGTTATTGAGTCCCCAATCAGAGAAGATGGTAAACTCCGCTACTTTGAGGCTCGTATTGTTAAAAGTGGGTTAGATGAAGTTGCTGTTATTGTCCAGGATATCACTGAGCGTATTGAAGCACGACTCACCCTAGCACAAGTCAATGATGCTTTGGAAGTCAGAGTTCAACAACGTACCGCTGCTCTGAGGAAAGCGAACCAAGCACTCAAGGGGGAGATTATTGAGCGCCAGAAGGCAGAAGAGCAGTTGCGGCAGAGTGAAGAGCGGTTTCGTAATGTCGTAGAAATTAGTAGCAATTGGATGTGGGAGATGGATGAAAATGCTGTCTATACCTACGCTAGTCCCAAAGTCTGGGATTTACTCGGTTATGAACCATCAGAAGTAGTGGGCAAAACTCCGTTTGACTTAATGTCACAGGAAGAGGCAAAACGTGTGATGGAAATTTTGGCTTCCTTTACCGTTTTAAAACACCCCTTTAGCAACTTGGAAAATACCAGAATTCACAAAAATCGTCAGTTAGTGGTTCTGGAAACCAGTGGTGTACCAATTTTTGATCGTCTTGGCAAGTTTTGTGGTTATCGAGGGGTTGATAGAGATATCACTAAACGGAAAGAAACGGAAGTAGAAATTATAAATGCACTGGCTAAAGAGAAACAACTTGGGGAGCTAAAATCCCGGTTTATTACCATGACATCTCACGAATTTCGTACCCCTCTAACAACGATTTATTCATCAGCGGAGTTACTGGAACATTACGGAATAAAATGGTCAGAATCTAAAAAAAACCATCACCTACATCGCATTCAAAACATGGTTCAACATATGACCAGACTTTTGAATGATATCTTGCTGATTGGCAAGGTAGAAGCCGGTAAAATAGAGTTACAGCTAAAGCCAATAGACTTGGAAAGTTTTTGCACCGATTTAATGGCTCAAATCCAGCTTAATGACCGAAATGAGCACACAATAAAATTTACTTATAGCTTAGAAAAGTGTGAAAAAAAATTAGGTAATAATCATGGAAAAAATAATACGGCTAGTTCGTTCTCATCCGCCCGACCGTATATGGATGAAAAATTGCTTAGGCAAATTTTGGAGAATTTGCTGAGTAATGCACTGAAGTATTCTCCCAAAGGTAGCACGGTTGAGATTAAACTCACTTGCTCTGCCAATCAGGCTATCTTTAAAATCAGCGATCAAGGTATTGGTATTCCTGAAGAAGACCAAGGACTACTCTTTGAGACCTTCCATCGAGGTACGAATGTCGGGACAATTACCGGCACTGGCTTAGGACTGGCGATTGTCAAAAAGTGTCTCGATATCTACCAAGGTCAAATTGATCTAGAAAGTGAAGTAACTGTCGGTACAACGTTTACTGTAACCCTGCCAATATATTACTTGCTATCAAATTAA